The following are from one region of the Klebsiella aerogenes genome:
- a CDS encoding universal stress protein, whose amino-acid sequence MYKNILVPVDVFDVGLADKALSHAKFLAQHSAGKIHLVHVIPAFSPVLTRGFISDARKMEEHLIHTAKEKLAELSQKNSLLPDHVQPHVRSGNIRDQVISLADELQADVIIIGSRNPGIQTHLLGSEAASIVRYAHVPVFVVR is encoded by the coding sequence CGTAGGGCTGGCTGATAAAGCGCTATCTCATGCTAAGTTTCTTGCCCAGCACTCCGCGGGTAAAATTCATTTAGTACATGTTATTCCTGCTTTTTCTCCGGTATTAACCCGGGGATTTATCTCCGACGCGCGTAAGATGGAAGAGCATCTTATTCATACGGCAAAGGAAAAGCTGGCTGAACTCAGTCAAAAAAATTCGCTTTTACCTGATCACGTCCAGCCTCATGTTCGCAGCGGGAATATTCGCGACCAGGTGATATCGCTGGCGGATGAACTCCAGGCGGATGTGATCATTATTGGCTCGCGTAATCCTGGCATCCAGACGCATTTGCTGGGCTCGGAAGCCGCCAGCATCGTTCGCTATGCCCACGTGCCGGTTTTTGTGGTTCGTTAA